In Methylomonas sp. MK1, the following are encoded in one genomic region:
- a CDS encoding ATP-binding protein gives MNTETNEVAMKVNQANLVKSLRFSFTNKTTVLGELIQNARRANAAMVVINFCPETKTLQVLDDGCGIESMATLLTVAESGWDADVIVNEHPFGLGVRREVA, from the coding sequence ATGAACACAGAAACTAACGAAGTCGCGATGAAAGTCAACCAAGCCAATTTGGTTAAAAGTCTACGCTTCAGCTTCACCAACAAAACCACTGTCCTGGGCGAGCTCATCCAAAATGCCCGCCGAGCTAATGCGGCCATGGTGGTGATTAACTTTTGCCCTGAAACCAAAACCCTTCAAGTTTTGGATGATGGCTGCGGCATTGAATCGATGGCAACATTACTGACAGTCGCCGAATCCGGTTGGGATGCGGACGTCATAGTCAATGAGCATCCGTTCGGGCTCGGCGTGCGACGTGAAGTCGCATAA
- the ltrA gene encoding group II intron reverse transcriptase/maturase translates to MNVVTSACAASGFEIDWHNINWGQCHQQVRRLQSRIVKAIQEGRWGKVKALQWLLTHSFSGKAIAVKRVTENKGKKTSGVDGEIWSTPKAKSRAVSSLRRRGYQPFPLRRVYIPKSNGKKRPLGIPTMKDRAMQALYRLALDPVSETTADPNSYGFRPERSTADAREQCFTVLSRAYAPQWILEGDIKGCFDNISHQWMLENIPMDKSILQKWLKAGYVYQNKLFPTEAGTPQGGIISPTLSNMTLDGLETLLMNRFALSNRTWRFSHGMAARHQVNLVRYADDFIITSRSKELLESEIKPMVENFLHERGLLLSAEKTKITHIDEGFDFLGWNVRKYKGKLLIKPAKKNVKAFLDEIRATVKANNQAKQINLIRLLNPKIRGWANYHKAAVAKVIFSKVDNEIWKLLWRWAVRRHPKKSGVWIRRKYFSPNGSRGWGFNAAFLASDGKPKRMTLVKATDTAIRRHDKIKKDANPYDPKWEPYFEGRLGLKMKGSPKGKRQLLILWLEQAGKCSICSQRITKETGWRIHHILSKSKGGKDNLSNLTLIHPNCLYKTKPNTDK, encoded by the coding sequence ATGAACGTCGTTACATCAGCGTGTGCAGCCTCCGGCTTTGAAATTGACTGGCACAATATCAATTGGGGCCAGTGCCATCAACAAGTCAGGAGGCTGCAATCGCGTATCGTGAAGGCAATACAGGAAGGTCGCTGGGGCAAGGTGAAGGCCTTGCAATGGCTGCTGACCCACTCGTTTAGCGGCAAGGCCATTGCCGTCAAGCGGGTGACTGAAAACAAAGGCAAGAAAACTTCGGGTGTGGATGGGGAAATCTGGTCAACTCCGAAGGCCAAATCTCGGGCGGTGTCATCTCTCAGAAGACGCGGTTACCAACCGTTTCCGCTGAGACGGGTCTATATTCCAAAGAGTAACGGGAAAAAAAGGCCGCTGGGTATCCCGACGATGAAGGACCGGGCTATGCAAGCGCTATATCGGCTTGCCCTGGATCCCGTCTCGGAAACCACGGCTGATCCGAATTCTTATGGATTTAGGCCTGAACGATCCACGGCGGATGCAAGAGAGCAATGCTTCACGGTATTGAGTCGTGCGTATGCTCCGCAATGGATTTTAGAGGGTGACATCAAAGGCTGTTTTGACAATATCAGTCACCAATGGATGCTTGAAAATATCCCCATGGATAAATCGATACTCCAAAAGTGGTTGAAGGCCGGATACGTCTACCAAAATAAGCTCTTCCCAACGGAAGCGGGTACCCCGCAAGGCGGTATTATTTCGCCGACGTTGTCCAACATGACTCTGGATGGGCTAGAAACCTTGTTAATGAACAGATTCGCCTTATCGAATAGAACTTGGCGGTTTAGTCATGGCATGGCAGCAAGGCATCAGGTCAACTTGGTTCGGTATGCGGATGATTTTATCATTACCAGTAGATCGAAAGAATTACTGGAAAGTGAAATCAAGCCCATGGTTGAAAACTTCCTGCATGAGCGCGGCCTACTGCTCTCGGCGGAAAAAACCAAAATCACGCATATCGACGAAGGCTTTGATTTTCTCGGATGGAATGTACGCAAGTACAAAGGGAAATTGCTCATCAAGCCAGCAAAGAAAAATGTGAAGGCTTTTCTGGATGAAATCCGAGCAACGGTAAAGGCTAATAATCAAGCAAAGCAGATAAATCTGATAAGACTCCTGAATCCAAAAATCAGAGGTTGGGCGAATTATCACAAAGCTGCGGTCGCAAAGGTTATCTTTTCCAAGGTAGACAATGAGATTTGGAAATTGTTATGGCGATGGGCAGTGCGCAGACATCCGAAAAAGAGTGGCGTATGGATTAGGCGAAAATATTTCAGTCCAAACGGCAGTCGCGGCTGGGGGTTTAATGCAGCCTTCTTGGCATCAGACGGAAAACCGAAGCGAATGACACTGGTTAAGGCCACTGATACCGCTATTCGGCGACACGACAAAATCAAGAAGGACGCCAATCCCTATGATCCGAAATGGGAACCCTATTTTGAAGGCCGACTTGGTCTAAAGATGAAAGGTAGCCCGAAAGGAAAAAGGCAGCTGCTGATATTGTGGCTGGAACAGGCGGGAAAATGTTCCATTTGTAGCCAGCGGATTACGAAGGAAACGGGATGGCGAATCCATCATATCCTCTCAAAATCCAAAGGCGGCAAGGACAATCTATCCAATCTGACCCTAATTCATCCCAACTGTCTGTATAAAACCAAA